One window of Aliarcobacter lanthieri genomic DNA carries:
- a CDS encoding FAD-dependent oxidoreductase, with translation MKKYDYIIIGAGICGCSLAYFLNKHSNNILLIDKNSDVAFGASGAAGAFLSPLLGKPNDFKNLVTKALNFSLEIYKKDFPDFIQNVGTCRIPKNEEDAQKFKSYIPFMDFEFKAFEKGYFFPIGSVVNSYQICKELSKNVEKLFDYEVLKIEQQNNIWKINNEIEAKKLFLCTGADITLINEPYFDIRAVWGQKIDILSSTKVDINYHQECSLSKSIEQKGKNLISIGATHNRFKDNMQDSSYNLKLKNINKIKHNEKTLEIINKDTNDLLEKANNIKKLEDVEIIDIKIGSRASSIDYFPMVGKLVDSKNSFIKYPHIKNGTHIKNENLILYENLYTINGVGGRGFVLSLYLASNLVDSVINNKILDDNITNYRLFSRWARKQKD, from the coding sequence ATGAAAAAATATGATTATATAATTATCGGAGCAGGTATTTGTGGCTGTTCATTAGCTTATTTTTTAAATAAGCATTCAAATAATATTTTATTAATAGATAAAAATTCTGATGTAGCATTTGGTGCAAGTGGTGCAGCTGGAGCTTTTTTATCTCCACTTTTAGGAAAACCAAATGATTTTAAAAATTTAGTTACAAAAGCTTTAAATTTTTCTTTAGAAATATATAAAAAAGATTTTCCTGATTTTATTCAAAATGTTGGAACTTGTAGAATTCCTAAAAATGAAGAAGATGCTCAAAAATTTAAGAGTTATATTCCTTTTATGGATTTTGAATTTAAAGCTTTTGAAAAAGGTTATTTTTTTCCTATCGGAAGCGTTGTAAACTCTTATCAAATTTGTAAAGAATTATCTAAAAATGTAGAAAAACTATTTGATTATGAAGTTTTAAAAATAGAACAACAAAATAATATTTGGAAAATAAATAATGAAATTGAAGCAAAAAAGCTATTTTTATGTACAGGTGCAGATATAACATTGATAAATGAACCATATTTTGATATTCGAGCTGTTTGGGGACAAAAAATAGATATTTTAAGTTCTACAAAAGTTGATATAAATTATCATCAAGAATGTTCTTTGTCAAAAAGTATAGAACAAAAAGGTAAAAATCTTATATCTATAGGAGCAACTCATAATAGATTTAAAGATAATATGCAAGATTCTTCATATAATTTAAAATTAAAAAATATTAATAAGATAAAGCATAATGAAAAAACTTTAGAGATAATTAATAAAGATACAAATGATTTATTAGAAAAAGCAAATAATATAAAAAAACTAGAAGATGTAGAGATTATTGATATAAAAATAGGTTCAAGAGCTTCTAGTATTGATTATTTTCCTATGGTTGGGAAATTAGTTGATAGTAAAAATAGTTTTATTAAGTATCCTCATATAAAAAATGGGACACATATAAAAAATGAAAACTTGATTTTATATGAGAATCTTTATACTATTAATGGCGTAGGTGGACGAGGATTTGTATTATCTTTATACTTAGCTTCAAATTTAGTAGATTCAGTTATAAATAATAAGATATTAGATGATAATATTACAAACTATAGACTGTTTTCAAGATGGGCTAGAAAACAAAAGGATTAG